The Anastrepha obliqua isolate idAnaObli1 chromosome 5, idAnaObli1_1.0, whole genome shotgun sequence DNA window AAGGCCAGGCCCTTATTGGGAGGGTATAACCAGAGAAGATTTAAGCAATTAATTAGCAACCCTAAGAAAAAACCCAGAATTCTTACTGGCATTATCATAGGTTTGTCGAAACAAAATATgctatgcggccgccgtagccgaatgggttggtgcgtgactaccattcggaattcacagagagaacgttggttcgaatctcggtgaaacaccaaaattaataaaaaaaaaacatttttctaatggcggtcgtccctcggcagtcaatggcaaacctccgagtgtatttctgccatgaaaaagctcctcataaaaaaatatacgccgttcggagtcggcttgaaattgtaggtccctccatttgtggaacaacatcaagacgcacaccacaaataggaggaggagctcggccaaacacccaaaaagggtgtacacgccaattatatatatatatatgtatatatatataatcataGATTACTGCCAATCCTCGGAATATAGTCCACCGACAACTGTCGTTTTGAAGTCAGAATTGCAATCCCAAGGAGCTTCAATACATCTTCTTCTCAGGCGCGACCTGATATTCCCAACGCAGAGGTGGGggcaatatcagaccgttagccAGCTCTcatcgattttgaaggaatcagccgATTCGTTGACGTAATCGAGGTCATTGCAGCGGCagatttacgaaaaaactaagtttGTGTTAGTGCCATACGAAAAAAGTCAATGCAGTCTTCGttcatgttacttcgttgctgtCCGTTGATTGGTGTGTGAATGCGTGTGAAATGACCAATTCTCGTAAACTATCATCCTTAAGCCTTGTGTTTGAGTACAAGGAGCCGATCTGTATCTACAATCATTGCGCAACGGTGCCCGGTGCTCTATTTTAAGCTTTCTATAAGAAAATTGAAAGAATTatggttttaaatttacattactTTGCAAATTAATGCATTACGAAAAACCGATGCATATCACTAAAGCTCTCAGCAATCATTTTGCTGACTGTCTTTGAACAGAGAGCAGACCGGCGGTGGTGGCATTAAATTTAACAAGCTCGCGAAATTCTACTTTTCTCTAACTCCAACAGAACTCCTGGGGGAGTAATTAAAATGTTAGAATTGCGATGAAATCAAAACACTGGAGTAACcacaaaaacataaacatacacatgaattcacaaaaaaaaaacactcagcTCACCAACGCAAATTCTCATTGCCCCACAGCCCGTGGCAAGTAACAGCACTCGAAGCCAAGCAGTGTGCGCATGCGTTGCAGCACCGTTGGGAATATTCATTCAAGTTGTCtagctatatatgtatgtatgcatgcgctTGTAGAATACTAAATAAGAACAACGGCAACAGCTGTAGCCAGAcagacattgaagaagaagaatagcaGTCAGCATCCGTTTGCTAATCGACAATGCAACTGGCAGAACACGAGCTTGACTAGTGTGGCACTTCACTATAATACCCGTAGTTGTTCAAGGGGGGAGGGTGTTATAGGCAGAGGTAGTAGAAGTGGTGAAGTGGTGAAGTGGCAGAGCCAATGCAGTAGAAAAAAGTTTAGTATAACTGGCAATGCAGTCAGTTGTGGTGAGGTGAGGTGAGGCGAATCGTTTGGCGCAGCTGCCACTGCTTGAGAATGATTCCTGATTTCAGCAGCTTTCGCAtgcaacaaataacaaataagaGTGTCAACTAGTAGGGGAGTCCCAAGCACAAACACATGTAAAGGTATGTGTGTCCATAAGTGTATTGCGGCAGATGAATATTTGAGggataaaaaaaagaacaaaggcAATGATCAATGTGGAGCGCGAAATACCACCAGAGGTTACTGAAAAATTGTCTTGCTTTTACATTCCAGCTTCGTAACACCTGAGAAACTgagaatatttttaacttatgtAACCgatgaaaagaaatatttttttaatcataagaAATTAAGTGTTTAATGAGTTGCTCTGCAGGTATTGTTAAGTTGGAGGCAGCGGCCGAAAATAattactatttaaaaatttccaaataaaaagctTCCAAACATCGTAGAACTAGTTTCATTAAGTTTcgaatatgtattatatttaatatataataatatgtattatatttaatatattgtatataaattttaaaaatttttgcgcGATATCTATaacgaaatatttataagatttcgattttttaaattatcgcaCGAAAATGCTAATAACTCGAGTTATATATAATTTcttgattagaggcaataatttCTATGGAAGAAAAGTTAATAGGAAGGAAGCTTAATAGTTTGTGCTGCTTTATAAATTACTTCGTAAATCCGATACAAAATCTTCAGTTAAACCAATGAAATTTTAGGCCAGGCCGTTTTAGTGATTggaattaaagcatttttgttttcacattGTTGCTCATTTTTACATATCTTACGAGCAAAATTTCAAGACACCATCCCCATAGATTATCGATAATGCTCCTGAGGAATCGGTGGCCATGCTCCAACGTATTGGAACACAACCCAACTTAAAGTGTGTAAAGGtgcattatcctgttgaaatatCCAACTAATAGGCCCAAATGTTTCCCGAATCTCGAGAAAAGTTGATTCCAACAACGCTTTATGGCTCTTTCCCGTCATTTTTTAGTCTATACTTTTCAATTCGAAAGCGCCATAATACGATCTTGCCTCCCATACCGTAACACCTCCTCCACGGCTGTGATGTCGATTCAAGTAGTTTTCCTCCTTTCTTATGTCATGGAAATACTATTTGTATCCATGCTACCCATCCAGATTGAACTTCTTTCCATCagtaaatattacttttttccatccaCCGGGATCGGTATTTGTAATAGAACTCCAAGCTATGCGGTCCCTTGCAAAATCGAAGCAGTGTTCTTTGCGAAATTCATTCAAaggtggttttttattattttttttgccgTATTTTTGTGGCGCTATTAGAATAGCCTTTGaaaaacatttgccatttctttAATGTTTGCTGTTCGAAGGGCGGAATTTGATGCAATCCTACGGATTTTATGGGTTTCCTTCGGCGCTAAAGTCATCGCTGCGCTGCCTTTGTAATTTTCACCATAGGAAGCACACTGTTTCACGTAAAGACCCGAATCATAATTTTGGCAATTTTGCCAGAGGGATCGcgtgactttgcacgtttgagCACTAACAcagtgctcgctgagttgacacgccgcccatctttccaggagcagataACAGGTTCTTTAGAGAACACCAAAACTCTCATTTCGCGGTGAAACGGTCTCAAGgcttccctgtctagccagctcattagGCCAACAGTTTCCCGCTTTGTCACTATGACTGGGAACGCAAACGAgcttaatatcgaagtattcgaatGCAGTCGCGCGAGAAGTTAAGCAgttcaccgactaatttcgaacgcacaaacaacgagcccagaGCCTTAATTACCGCCTGGCTGTCAGATTAGATATTTATCTCCCTTACAGTAATAGCAGAAGTAAGCAACCAGTTTGCTGCTTCCTTAATTCCAGCAACCCTTCTGTTCAACTACGAGCCATCCATAAAGATGTATAAAGATATCGATTCTAACTGTGAGAGcagcaaaattaaatatctaataaaaataaaataaataattggcgcgtaaacttctgttaggtgtttggccgagctcctcctcctatttgtggtgtgtgtcttgatgttgttccacaaatggagggacctacagtttcaagccgactccgaagggcagatatttttatgaggagctttttcatggcagaaatacactcggaggtttgccattgcctgccgaggggcgaccgctattagaaaaatgtttatctctgtgaatttcgagtGGTAATCATTCggtaacccattcggctatggcggccttCAAATCaactataaaaaaagtataagaaTTACACCCATTTTCCACTTTTCTAATTCCGATTCTCTAATTACAGAAATTCGCAGTGTTTCTGGCGAACCCAATTACAAATCCGTTAATCTAACCTGGGAAGTGGAATTTGTGCCCTCCGCCGATTCGAAAACACCAGCGAACGATATTGATGCTATCACCAACAGCAGCGCCGAAGTGGAACCGCCGAAAGCCTTTCAGATTTTCTTTTGTGAATTGCAGTCATTTGGACCGCATCGTTGTCGCTCCAAATTAGTCAACCAAACTCAACAGCTGGAACCAAACGGTAACAGCCACTACAGTAATAGTAGCAGTCccactaacaacaacaaaggcaacaataatttagaaattgaGCAGGTGAAGAGCAAGTAAGTGTTAACTCAACTAATAACAACTAGGTcactgaaaaaacaaaaaacaaaaaatcagataTAGAACAGAACAAAATAGTCAAAGAAAATAACTTTGCTCCTGCGCTAGCgcataatttgtatattttgctTAACCTAATCGCCATGCACTTATATAAGTAATTTCTGCAATCAGGCGACAAGTACGTCATTACGCTGTCCAAATCGACAATCTCCGCATGGCCACCAAATACAGCTTCCACATCCGACCGCAAGCGAAGCGCAGAAATATGAAAATCACCGGCCGCTCCGAGCTATTCGGCAACGAAATCGATGACGATACGAAGGGTGTGCCACTCGACGGCGGCCAAACCATCATCATACCAACGAAAGGATGTAAgcattcagaatttattattcatattttgCTAATTTTGAGCGGCGGTGAAGTGGAAAATTATAGAGTTTTGATAAACAAGTAAAACGTTTTgggttttcgctattttttgtaGTTGCTGCGCAAGCCACAAAATGCTTGCCACAGGCTTCAGAGATTGAAGTGGAAACAGGTCCTTACTTTGGTGGAAAAATTGTGGTAGATGGCGGTAATTGTGGAGTGAAGGGTAATCAAAATGATGCCACAGATCGCTATACGATGCGCATCGATCACAAAATGTGTGGCAGTTTGGTGAAACCAGAAACGAATACAGTTGAGACGTTTATAACGGTACAAGAGAATTTGGGCATCTACACGCACAGCACACGAAGgtgaatatgaaataaatattaattttttctgtaaaaaggGGAATTAGTTTTAATTCATGTATTATTTGAACGGAAAGAAGAGCTTACTTTTTTGGATTTCACAATTTGCAATTTTGCTCCATTCCACTGGCGAggcttttattataatttattattttcacaaaaatgtgtGCTGCAATAAATTTGTAGATTGTTTTAATATGgaatttaataaacttttctGTTTAATATGAGTGCACTAACAAATAGAGTGCGATCCTGAAGAAGCCTTGTTGACAAAAATCGGCTCCAAAACCTCGTGTACTGCATCTCTTTAGGGTCGATGAATTAATGTCTAGAGTCAATGCTGGCTTATATTTGGCCGTGCTACTTATctcatttgtggtgtgcgtcttgatgttgttccacacaaatggagggacctacagttttatgccgattTCGAGCAGCAAATGTTTGTTGGGAAAATctctttcatgacagaaatgccATCGAGGCTTTGCCATCGCCTGATGTCTGCTCGggacaaatgaaataaaaaccacttGAAAACACTAGCTTAAAGCGGTTGATAAAGCTACAAACAGGTCTAAATACTGCAATCAGTACAACTACGAGATGTCTCCTGATGCCCCCCTGCAACACCTACACAATGAGGCACCCATGCTTCCTGTAAAAGATTACAACAAAATACTCAGCCAGCAGTTTCTGCAGACACTTACTCGAGCTCGAGCCatctcccaggcacgtcaggagacatctcctAAAGTACCCTGAGGAGATCGTggacaaaatacatttacaactactggaccggatAGTATATAAACAAATACTAAACGACAGAGAGACCCTTACTATCTTCCCAAACTCctgacccccgaatgccgttattaGAGTCCAACccccacctattgcagacgcaAAGCTTTAGCTGTCCTCCGAGACCCCGTAACTTTGGCCCAATTGCGTTCTGGATAATACAGAATCGACCCTATTTATCCAGAAACGACCCCGATTTACCCAATATACATACTTTATGTCCTGTATGTGAAGGCACACCCCTTTCCCTCTGGAGTTATCCTGTCGAAGCAGCACGTtttctgggtctaccgttagatgagttagacgaagacgaccggtgacttCATAGCACTGATAGGCTTTAGCAagctgctactacaacaacaactagctTAAGAAGatgatataataatataatataataattcctGTTGACATCTCAATTTGGGGAGACCTTCCTTATTCTTGTATACCTAAATTAGGGGATCTTAGAAATCaagcaaatacatttttaagaatACTTCATTTCCATACAAACCTCTCTTTCATCAGATTCGTCGTAGTGTGCAGCTTTCAGTCGGGAATGCAAACCGTGCGCGCCAGTTTCACGGTGCCCGGCAGTGATGGCGTTGCCGCTCCCGTAGACAATGATCCCTTCGAACCCGACGATCGCCTAGGTCGTGAGCAACGCTACATGCATTTCGTTGACAAGAGTGCGTTGGTATTAAAAGAGCCCGCGCCACTGGAACCTGCGCCGCCAGCAGCGCACACACAAGCCTTGGCTTCGGATGAAAGTGTGGCGCTGGTCGAAGAAGTAATCGATACCGCAAATAGCAGCTATAGAtataatgacaacaacaacaatgttgcTAGTGAGCTATCGGCCGTTGACAGCAATGATGTGCCGAATAGTGTAGCGCTGTTGGAGGACATCGTGCCGGGGGTGAACGAGCAGCATATCAAGCATGAAGATAAAGTATTGAAGCTACAGGCGGTCGATGAACAGCCAGAAGTTGAAGTACAGCCGACGATGCCGGTTGTGGCAGCACGAGCggctaaatatgcaaaattggTGCGCGAGCAGGCAGCAGCAAATTTACTAGCGGATGAGGTGAACGCCAGCGGTGTATTGGGCGTGGAGCAGTGGTATCACTTGCGCAACTCGGTCCATGGGCGAGGTGAGTACATAGTGCGGCTTGTgtgatatgtttttgtttttgggaaataagattttaataatttcgttaattttattcataatcCCATTATTTACTTTCTTGCTTGCGCCATTCTAGGCTTCGCCACTGCTCTGGATCAAATTTCATCAAACGCTGGCAGTATCATCATCACCGTGTCGCTGTCTGTGATAGTTTTAGGCGTTTTCATATATGTCGTGTTTCGTGAAGCGCGTCGACAGCGTTTCATACGCAGCAACATTCGAATGCAACAACTACAATCATCGCGCGCTTCTTCGCCAACGACGTTAGCGACAGAGAAGTCTTCGCCTGGAAAGCGAACCATGCCGCGCGCTCTGCAATCGCAGCACGCACAGGGCAGCATGTAGAAATACTAGGGCGGGTCTTCTcagtaataatattttaaataaactaagtTCAGTAGGATAAAAGCAAGAAATTAGAATAGTAAATGAGGAACGATGACATTTCTGAAGTTTGATAAGAAACAGCAGAttcattaacaaaaaataattaatatgaataGAAAGTGGCGCAACCACACGCAAGAGCTGCGGTGCGGAGCGCATACAAAGTCGCCAGCCTATGCTCATTTGTCTTGCTAAAGGATAAAACTAAAGCAAAACTCGATAGATATACTgaaatgatattattttttagtgatTTAGCTGAAGGCGACTGAGCATAGAAGAGCAGATAAAATGCCACCCAGTGGaacaaaaatatgataaaataagaaaaaaaaatacattattagGTTCTAATATTGCTAGATTAGAGTGAAACCGTACATAAATActctttttgataaaaattctttattttaaatattttctaagtaAGTAGGTTTCATTAGTAGGAAAGCACTCAGAGCGATTTAGGTGCGTGAAAATGCAGGTTTTTACGTGattaaattatgtatttttaaaacttacaaCAAAACACTCAATACATTCATTGAAGCACACAATACATGTAAAATTGACTAAAATATTGTAAGACCAGCAGGATAttcgatatataatatttcatacatttaAGCTTAAAACTTAGGTActtttactataaaaattcGCATGCGTTACAAATACAAAACGTCTGCATGTTTTTGAAAGCTGTATCTTAacttatattttacatattacGCGTGGCTTTTTATTTCTATCTGTAGCTCATAAGAATAGCACCGTTTTTACTAATTATCTTTAAGTGaaacttgtaaaaattattaaaataaattttaatctcaCCACAACCAACGATTGCTACACTTCTTTCTGCACAAATCAAAACTCAAAAGCAAAATTCCAATTTCTACTTTTTCTTCAGTATTTGCTTtgcatttcattaaatttagtagggcaaaaatatttaaattcagttACCGCTTATGCGTTTGCACAGTAGCCGCCTGCTGAAGTAGGAAACTTCATTTTCTAGGTTGACCGCGCTTATTGACCCTTCTAGCACGCACTGCTACAAGCACTCAATGCACTCAAACTCTGTGCTCTTGAATTGAACGCGCGCATGCGCAGCATCCCGTCGCCGCTGCGCTCATATTCTCGTTAGCAGCGCTAGCGCGACATCAAAGGCCACGCAGCTGCGCACACACAAGTAGGTGAGTCGGCCGCTGCCACTCATTGGCTTCAACATCGCTGCCATCATCGCCACAACCTTGCGAGTAGACATGCCTGCCTCCAACACACAGGAACATCAGCTTCAGTTTCATCGGCCGACCCACCAACCGACAATCGCAACGAGAATTGAGGGCGAGCTGGAATCGTGACCGGACTGAATGACTGAGCGACTGAACCACCGAACGTCTACTCCACCAACAgctgttttatttcaaatacagtAAATATTCTAGTTGCTCATTTACTTACCTAGTTATCATTCCAGAGGCGGTGGCCTCACTGTTGAATTTAGTTCAAGATCTGCACGTTTCAGCATTATTTCGAGTGCGACGTGAAAGTATTTTACTCAGCGTAAACAATTTAAATGCGGCTAAATAAAATCAGAGCTCATAAATATGTCAAAGTGTCGACTGCGAT harbors:
- the LOC129248607 gene encoding uncharacterized protein LOC129248607 is translated as MRFGSTVRLFRHSCCRLLSTSSIAKCILFAALLLQALVVAAAADGVTAGRGGTKGLPRMRAAKIARVHGLQAVPEGFGASDSNANSKNNSTAPGTRARGEQSRYGGVTDSSNQLTGKYEIRSVSGEPNYKSVNLTWEVEFVPSADSKTPANDIDAITNSSAEVEPPKAFQIFFCELQSFGPHRCRSKLVNQTQQLEPNGNSHYSNSSSPTNNNKGNNNLEIEQVKSKRQVRHYAVQIDNLRMATKYSFHIRPQAKRRNMKITGRSELFGNEIDDDTKGVPLDGGQTIIIPTKGFAAQATKCLPQASEIEVETGPYFGGKIVVDGGNCGVKGNQNDATDRYTMRIDHKMCGSLVKPETNTVETFITVQENLGIYTHSTRRFVVVCSFQSGMQTVRASFTVPGSDGVAAPVDNDPFEPDDRLGREQRYMHFVDKSALVLKEPAPLEPAPPAAHTQALASDESVALVEEVIDTANSSYRYNDNNNNVASELSAVDSNDVPNSVALLEDIVPGVNEQHIKHEDKVLKLQAVDEQPEVEVQPTMPVVAARAAKYAKLVREQAAANLLADEVNASGVLGVEQWYHLRNSVHGRGFATALDQISSNAGSIIITVSLSVIVLGVFIYVVFREARRQRFIRSNIRMQQLQSSRASSPTTLATEKSSPGKRTMPRALQSQHAQGSM